The following proteins are encoded in a genomic region of Trichoplusia ni isolate ovarian cell line Hi5 chromosome 18, tn1, whole genome shotgun sequence:
- the LOC113502944 gene encoding kinesin-like protein Klp68D isoform X2, which translates to MEKSARPRTALNECVKVVVRCRPLSEREKNEGYEEVKKARPEQKWYERLSTKTPVTNKKFDAPLQVVKVWPERGAVQVYNPKGQDKLFTYDAAYDCTADTQTMYDEMVRPLVASVLDGFNGCVFAYGQTGTGKTHTMEGTAEHEGVIPRAFRHMWAHIENSASPDVTHLVSCSYIELYLEDVRDLLAKDCKKLTIRGQELNGFYIPEMTSVVCKSAAEMVRVMRAGNRNRAAGRTDMNEHSSRSHAVFLVTVETAHRKTNRIRVGKLNLVDLAGSERQRKTGASAERLREASRINQALSSLGNVISALAENSPHVPYRDSKLTRILQDSLGGNSKTIMIANIGPASYNYDETITTLRYAHRAKAIKNKPVRNEDPKDAKLREYQAEIERLRLLIEQRRVVDKKPKRPAKPRPQPTDNSEEETVSIENENILAESTIEQEKNKTEELEHQIRALEERLVQGGGGKDLINNLNETQLILEQRNSEIAERKKREVEMQQKIELEEETATIVTNTFTTLQQEVDHKTQRLKKCLSKYACLREEMVEQREAHDSERRELEALQAALIAELRRRLLVADSFVPDAGRPAVLRARYNEDSDAWELRDHSGVEPLSERPRRGRRPGAAENVLALAPLPLPATTRPYPRRAPHQASTASPGKKEAELASVAVSRAGGARARASTAHQRLGTAGVR; encoded by the exons GTGAAGAAAGCCCGCCCAGAACAGAAATGGTACGAGCGCCTGTCCACCAAAACGCCGGTGACCAATAAAAAGTTTGATGCCCCCTTGCAG GTGGTGAAGGTGTGGCCGGAGCGCGGCGCCGTGCAGGTGTACAACCCCAAGGGCCAGGACAAGCTGTTCACGTACGATGCCGCCTACGACTGCACCGCCGACACGCAGACCATGTACGATGAAATG GTGCGGCCGCTGGTGGCGTCGGTACTGGACGGGTTCAACGGCTGCGTGTTCGCGTACGGGCAGACGGGCACCGGCAAGACGCACACCATGGAGGGCACGGCGGAGCACGAGGGCGTCATCCCGCGCGCCTTCCGCCACATGTGGGCGCACATCGAGAACAGCGCCTCGCCCGACGTCACGCACCTCGTGTCTTGCTCCTACATCGAGCTCTACCTCGAGGACGTGCGCGACCTGCTCGCCAAGGACTGCAAGAAGCTCACCATCAGAGGACAG GAGCTGAACGGGTTCTACATCCCCGAGATGACGTCGGTGGTGTGCAAGAGCGCGGCGGAGATGGTGCGCGTGATGCGCGCGGGGAACCGCAACCGCGCCGCCGGCCGCACCGACATGAACGAGCACTCGTCGCGCAGCCACGCCGTATTCCTCGTCACCGTCGAGACCGCGCACCGCAAGACCAACCGGATCCG CGTGGGCAAGCTGAACCTGGTGGACCTGGCGGGCAGCGAGCGGCAGCGCAAGACGGGCGCGTCGGCCGAGCGGCTGCGAGAGGCGTCGCGCATCAACCAGGCGCTCTCCTCGCTCGGCAACGTCATCTCCGCGCTCGCAGAGAACAGCCCGCACGTGCCCTACAG AGACTCGAAGCTGACCCGCATCCTGCAGGACTCGCTGGGCGGCAACAGCAAGACCATCATGATCGCCAACATCGGGCCCGCATCCTACAACTACGACGAGACCATCACCACGCTGCGATACGCGCACCGCGCTAAAG CGATAAAGAATAAGCCAGTCCGCAATGAGGACCCAAAGGATGCCAAGCTGCGCGAGTACCAGGCCGAGATCGAGCGCCTGCGGCTGCTCATCGAGCAGCGTCGCGTCGTCGACAAGAAGCCCAAGCGGCCCGCCAAGCCGCGCCCGCAGCCCACCGACAACT CCGAGGAAGAGACAGTCAGTATAGAAAACGAGAACATACTGGCCGAGTCCACTATAGAACAGGAGAAGAACAAGACTGAGGAGCTCGAGCACCAGATCCGAGCGCTGGAGGAGCGGCTGGTGCAGGGCGGCGGCGGCAAGGACCTCATCAACAACCTCAACGAGACGCAGCTCATCCTCGAGCAGCGCAACAGCGAGATCGCCGAGCGCAAGAAGCGCGAGGTCGAGATGCAGCAGAAGATCGAGCTGGAAGAGGAGACCGCCACCATCGTCACCAACACCTTCACCACGCTGCAGCAGGAGGTCGACCACAAGACGCAGCG GTTAAAGAAGTGCTTGTCCAAGTACGCGTGCCTGCGCGAGGAGATGGTGGAGCAGCGCGAGGCGCACGACAGCGAGCGGCGCGAGCTGGAGGCGCTGCAGGCGGCGCTCATCGCGGAGCTGCGGCGGCGCCTGCTCGTGGCCGACAGCTTCGTGCCCGACGCGGGCCGGCCCGCCGTGCTGCGCGCGCGCTACAACGAGGACAGCGACGCCTGGGAGCTGCGCGACCACAGCGGCGTGGAGCCCCTGTCGGAGCGGCCGCGGCGCGGGCGCCGCCCGGGCGCCGCCGAGAACGTGCTGGCGCTGGCGCCGCTGCCGCTGCCCGCCACCACGCGCCCCTACCCGCGCCGCGCACCCCACCAG GCGAGCACGGCCAGCCCAGGCAAGAAGGAGGCGGAGCTGGCGAGCGTGGCGGTGTCGCGGGCGGGgggggcgcgcgcgcgggccTCCACCGCGCACCAGCGGCTCGGGACCGCCGGCGTGCGGTAG
- the LOC113502876 gene encoding uncharacterized protein LOC113502876: MAEKLKDYQVLDVFCGGTFYKVRHKVSNNIFAWKAYNCSAFSNEQIQNIVNEVKTISKVTTKSFLRYYDTILHTPSKTLYFVLENNSWRSVQELIENCKATDKFIAESFIWHLLHELARVCKAAEDLNVVIIQKCVTPGSIFVDEGGEFRVNCFDLAQDSGEAPLMRQIGDVVRALCSSTKLSDADAKIKQFQYSDDLRDIVSFLTDDRNTNLRPDVVLYHPTILMNLESKVKPKCLDDILISVEPTNTTSEANKCDSEKAEELCKVIEPLPRTLFNIIDSPIYCNISPKRKPMITESSSPLSPLSPTLAALALELPGFVPRSRKPYTEPASKYNCPQQVSEETLSQQWMSRLVALRHREESLNKRERDLIAKEIVNSPCAEIIPRNRALDDLCDIESNGITLPPIITQVKDEKREWISRRRRPRTASVRSRGRRQSFGYEDLDSSLSADAGDGSIIVTATKFTKDNMPRRTIFPEVSTKKVHFTSSNPFTESDDSVTLTFYDLESVSTNELKGQRQEVLAKDINKFKYFDFKKSTSEKRNSMNWSHSSPSKQAKTSKNIFGDITNTNHSGIRKTPSKTSLTSRGSNSSRHSMFSCKSHWSMESSSTKVSEGSISERTRSAMKQCFPQTPVPQPDVKKSKSRKSLLNFKTPFKFMSSTKI, translated from the coding sequence ATGGCGGAAAAGTTAAAGGACTATCAAGTTTTAGACGTTTTCTGCGGAGGTACGTTCTATAAAGTGAGACACAAGGTCAGTAACAACATATTTGCGTGGAAGGCGTACAATTGCTCCGCGTTCAGTAACGAACAAATACAGAACATCGTCAATGAAGTTAAAACGATAAGTAAAGTGACCACTAAGAGCTTCTTGCGATATTACGATACCATACTTCACACCCCGTCGAAAACGTTGTACTTCGTCCTTGAAAATAATTCGTGGCGCAGCGTGCAAGAATTAATAGAGAATTGCAAGGCCACTGACAAGTTTATCGCAGAAAGTTTTATTTGGCACCTGTTACACGAGCTGGCTCGAGTCTGCAAAGCTGCCGAGGATTTGAATGttgttataatacaaaaatgtgtAACTCCAGGCTCAATTTTTGTCGATGAAGGTGGTGAGTTCCGCGTTAACTGTTTCGATTTAGCGCAGGATTCTGGCGAGGCGCCCCTGATGCGGCAGATCGGGGACGTAGTGAGAGCACTCTGCAGCTCAACCAAACTGAGTGACGCTGACGCCAAGATCAAGCAGTTTCAATATAGTGATGACCTGAGAGACATAGTCAGCTTCTTAACAGACGACAGGAACACTAACTTGCGCCCAGATGTCGTTCTGTACCATCCTACTATTCTCATGAACCTGGAATCAAAAGTAAAACCCAAATGTTTGGATGACATACTTATCTCGGTTGAGCCTACAAACACAACATCAGAGGCTAACAAATGTGATTCAGAGAAGGCTGAAGAGTTATGCAAAGTTATTGAGCCTCTTCCTAGGACACTGTTTAACATCATTGACAGTCCCATTTACTGTAACATCAGCCCTAAACGGAAGCCTATGATTACTGAGTCAAGCTCGCCACTAAGTCCACTGTCCCCTACCTTAGCTGCTCTAGCCTTAGAGTTGCCTGGCTTTGTTCCTCGTAGCAGGAAGCCTTATACGGAACCAGCAAGCAAGTACAACTGTCCCCAACAAGTGTCGGAGGAGACTCTGAGTCAGCAGTGGATGTCACGCCTTGTGGCGCTGCGCCACCGTGAAGAGTCGCTCAACAAGAGAGAGAGGGACCTCATAGCTAAGGAAATAGTGAACAGTCCATGTGCTGAAATAATACCACGGAACAGAGCTCTAGATGATTTATGTGACATTGAAAGCAATGGAATTACTCTACCACCAATCATAACTCAAGTCAAAGATGAAAAGAGGGAATGGATATCGCGTCGGCGGCGCCCGCGAACTGCGTCGGTGCGCTCCCGGGGCCGCCGGCAGAGCTTCGGGTACGAAGACCTCGACAGCTCCCTGTCGGCGGACGCGGGTGACGGCAGCATCATAGTAACGGCCACTAAGTTCACCAAGGACAATATGCCGCGACGCACCATCTTCCCTGAGGTGTCCACCAAGAAGGTTCACTTCACATCTAGCAACCCCTTTACCGAGAGTGATGACAGTGTTACATTAACATTCTATGACCTGGAGAGTGTGAGCACTAACGAGCTGAAGGGACAGAGGCAGGAGGTGCTTGCTAAGGACATCAACAAGTttaagtattttgattttaaaaagtcaACTTCAGAAAAGAGGAATTCTATGAACTGGAGCCACTCATCACCTTCCAAACAGGCTAagacaagtaaaaatatatttggtgaCATCACAAACACCAACCACAGTGGCATAAGGAAGACTCCCTCCAAGACCAGTCTCACATCCAGAGGCTCCAACAGCTCCCGCCACTCCATGTTCTCCTGTAAGAGCCACTGGAGCATGGAGTCGAGCAGCACTAAAGTGAGTGAGGGAAGCATCTCTGAGAGGACACGCTCTGCCATGAAGCAGTGCTTCCCCCAGACCCCAGTGCCACAACCTGATGTTAAGAAGTCCAAGAGTCGTAAGTCATTATTAAACTTCAAAacaccttttaaatttatgtcATCTACTAAAATCTAG
- the LOC113502877 gene encoding eukaryotic translation initiation factor 2D — MFAKPYKLKSNNTLKNSEKKHLAQRIIDEFPSATEEKVKDLVPVKSSCICMKLVLHSGDLVNVYSVDGVPMVIETSERLVPTVCALWKVPDILPVLVIHSPVLPKVQGGAPVYLPGVAVPAGGVGFPIFQRGALLALSTQDNAAACIVGCAAMSSADMLLRAAGVCLETLQVLGDQLCKDPKFIKIDRPKLGPASYSHGDITIDLATDLNQLNLQPAIKEEWPSLGRPQRAELPPPAAAHFEPKLIAADLTTHEAEKGAQEEGEKPAELDDTMVTDSSQLEEDNSDDIPTDMDGLLRWCLLTFMKLDGKNIELPLKTNLLYKNHLMTMCPSDRTLDVKKSSYKKLSKFLEEMQKEGLLELRELEKGVWAVTCLALGSPALRAHRGRRPASPPCPAAAAHYAPPAVREMFCITANVADVFAPLKKGTALSPAEVRTTLTEYVKTRNLNSSQVKGAVTLDPALAKITGKQPQEAVKWDVLMSCVQAKMTPSTEMMFSDGSVKLSKSKLEPVKMQVATRSGNKKVTLVSNLEQFGFSLAALSHVCQLGVAASCGVTRSPGARADQLMLQGDQTHFIAKLLIEKYGLPKKFVEGADKALNKKK, encoded by the exons ATGTTTGCTAAACcgtataaattaaaatccaaCAACACATTGAAGAATTCTGAGAA AAAACATCTTGCTCAACGGATAATAGATGAGTTCCCGTCTGCTACTGAAGagaaagtaaaagatttagtGCCGGTAAAGTCTAGTTGTATATGTATGAAGCTGGTGCTACATTCTGGTGACTTAGTGAACGTGTATTCTGTGGACGGGGTACCGATGGTGATTGAGACGAGCGAAAGGCTGGTGCCGACAGTTTGCGCCCTCTGGAAGGTGCCCGATATATTGCCCGTCCTTGTAATCCACTCACCAGTGCTGCCGAAG GTGCAAGGTGGTGCCCCGGTGTACCTGCCTGGAGTGGCGGTACCAGCCGGTGGTGTGGGGTTCCCTATATTCCAACGAGGCGCACTCTTAGCCCTAAGTACACAGGACAATGCTGCCGCCTGCATTGTAGGTTGTGCCGCTATGTCCAGTGCTGATATGCTGTTGAGAGCTGC tgggGTATGTCTTGAAACCCTTCAGGTGTTAGGTGACCAGTTGTGCAAGGATCCCAAATTTATTAAGATTGACCGGCCTAAACTGGGTCCTGCATCCTACAGTCATGGAGATATTACAATTGATCTTGCTACAGATCTCAATCAG CTAAACCTCCAGCCAGCTATCAAGGAGGAGTGGCCAAGCCTCGGGCGGCCGCAACGGGCAGAGCTCCCGCCGCCAGCCGCCGCGCACTTCGAGCCGAAGCTGATAGCTGCTGACCTCACGACGCACGAGGCGGAAAAGGGAGCCCAAGAGGAGGGGGAGAAGCCAGCAGAACTTGATGATACCATGGTAACAG ACAGCTCTCAATTAGAGGAAGACAACAGTGACGACATACCTACTGACATGGATGGGCTGCTGAGATGGTGCCTGCTCACATTTATGAAGCTGGATGGCAAAAACATTGAGCTGCCTCTGAAGACTAACCTCTTATACAA GAATCATTTAATGACAATGTGCCCATCTGACAGAACATTAGATGTAAAAAAGTCTTCATATAAGAAGTTATCAAAATTTCTTGAAGAAATGCAAAAg GAGGGTCTGCTGGAGCTGCGCGAGCTGGAGAAGGGCGTGTGGGCCGTGACGTGCCTGGCGCTGGGCAGCCCCGCCCTGCGCGCGCACCGCGGCCGCCGCCCCGCGTCCCCGCCCTGCcccgcggccgccgcgcacTACGCGCCGCCCGCCGTGCGCGAGATGTTCTGCATCACCGCCAACGTCGCCGACGTCTTCGCGCCCCTCAA AAAAGGCACCGCTCTGTCTCCTGCAGAAGTACGCACGACGCTCACGGAATACGTTAAGACTCGCAACCTGAACTCCTCACAAGTTAAGGGGGCGGTCACGTTAGACCCTGCACTCGCGAAGATTACCGGCAAACAGCCACAG GAAGCTGTGAAATGGGACGTACTGATGTCGTGCGTGCAAGCTAAGATGACGCCCAGCACTGAGATGATGTTCTCGGACGGCTCCGTGAAGCTCAGCAAGAGCAAACTGGAGCCCGTCAAGATGCAGGTCGCCACCAGGAGCGGCAACAAGAAG GTGACGCTGGTATCGAACCTGGAGCAGTTCGGGTTCAGCCTGGCGGCGCTGAGCCACGTGTGCCAGCTGGGCGTGGCCGCGTCCTGCGGGGTCACGCGCTCGCCCGGCGCGCGCGCGGACCAGCTCATGCTGCAGGGCGACCAG ACACATTTCATAGCGAAACTACTCATAGAAAAGTATGGCCTCCCCAAAAAGTTTGTGGAGGGAGCTGATAAGGCACtgaacaaaaagaaatga
- the LOC113502944 gene encoding kinesin-like protein Klp68D isoform X3, producing the protein MEKSARPRTALNECVKVVVRCRPLSEREKNEGYEEVVKVWPERGAVQVYNPKGQDKLFTYDAAYDCTADTQTMYDEMVRPLVASVLDGFNGCVFAYGQTGTGKTHTMEGTAEHEGVIPRAFRHMWAHIENSASPDVTHLVSCSYIELYLEDVRDLLAKDCKKLTIRGQELNGFYIPEMTSVVCKSAAEMVRVMRAGNRNRAAGRTDMNEHSSRSHAVFLVTVETAHRKTNRIRVGKLNLVDLAGSERQRKTGASAERLREASRINQALSSLGNVISALAENSPHVPYRDSKLTRILQDSLGGNSKTIMIANIGPASYNYDETITTLRYAHRAKAIKNKPVRNEDPKDAKLREYQAEIERLRLLIEQRRVVDKKPKRPAKPRPQPTDNSEEETVSIENENILAESTIEQEKNKTEELEHQIRALEERLVQGGGGKDLINNLNETQLILEQRNSEIAERKKREVEMQQKIELEEETATIVTNTFTTLQQEVDHKTQRRARPAQARRRRSWRAWRCRGRGGRARGPPPRTSGSGPPACGRCRGRGGRARGPPPRTSGSGPPACGRCRGRGGRARGPPPRTSGSGPPACGRCRGRGGRARGPPPRTSGSGPPACGRCRGRGGRARGPPPRTSGSGPPACGRCRGRGGRARGPPPRTSGSGPPACGRCRGRGGRARGPPRRCRGSA; encoded by the exons GTGGTGAAGGTGTGGCCGGAGCGCGGCGCCGTGCAGGTGTACAACCCCAAGGGCCAGGACAAGCTGTTCACGTACGATGCCGCCTACGACTGCACCGCCGACACGCAGACCATGTACGATGAAATG GTGCGGCCGCTGGTGGCGTCGGTACTGGACGGGTTCAACGGCTGCGTGTTCGCGTACGGGCAGACGGGCACCGGCAAGACGCACACCATGGAGGGCACGGCGGAGCACGAGGGCGTCATCCCGCGCGCCTTCCGCCACATGTGGGCGCACATCGAGAACAGCGCCTCGCCCGACGTCACGCACCTCGTGTCTTGCTCCTACATCGAGCTCTACCTCGAGGACGTGCGCGACCTGCTCGCCAAGGACTGCAAGAAGCTCACCATCAGAGGACAG GAGCTGAACGGGTTCTACATCCCCGAGATGACGTCGGTGGTGTGCAAGAGCGCGGCGGAGATGGTGCGCGTGATGCGCGCGGGGAACCGCAACCGCGCCGCCGGCCGCACCGACATGAACGAGCACTCGTCGCGCAGCCACGCCGTATTCCTCGTCACCGTCGAGACCGCGCACCGCAAGACCAACCGGATCCG CGTGGGCAAGCTGAACCTGGTGGACCTGGCGGGCAGCGAGCGGCAGCGCAAGACGGGCGCGTCGGCCGAGCGGCTGCGAGAGGCGTCGCGCATCAACCAGGCGCTCTCCTCGCTCGGCAACGTCATCTCCGCGCTCGCAGAGAACAGCCCGCACGTGCCCTACAG AGACTCGAAGCTGACCCGCATCCTGCAGGACTCGCTGGGCGGCAACAGCAAGACCATCATGATCGCCAACATCGGGCCCGCATCCTACAACTACGACGAGACCATCACCACGCTGCGATACGCGCACCGCGCTAAAG CGATAAAGAATAAGCCAGTCCGCAATGAGGACCCAAAGGATGCCAAGCTGCGCGAGTACCAGGCCGAGATCGAGCGCCTGCGGCTGCTCATCGAGCAGCGTCGCGTCGTCGACAAGAAGCCCAAGCGGCCCGCCAAGCCGCGCCCGCAGCCCACCGACAACT CCGAGGAAGAGACAGTCAGTATAGAAAACGAGAACATACTGGCCGAGTCCACTATAGAACAGGAGAAGAACAAGACTGAGGAGCTCGAGCACCAGATCCGAGCGCTGGAGGAGCGGCTGGTGCAGGGCGGCGGCGGCAAGGACCTCATCAACAACCTCAACGAGACGCAGCTCATCCTCGAGCAGCGCAACAGCGAGATCGCCGAGCGCAAGAAGCGCGAGGTCGAGATGCAGCAGAAGATCGAGCTGGAAGAGGAGACCGCCACCATCGTCACCAACACCTTCACCACGCTGCAGCAGGAGGTCGACCACAAGACGCAGCG GCGAGCACGGCCAGCCCAGGCAAGAAGGAGGCGGAGCTGGCGAGCGTGGCGGTGTCGCGGGCGGGgggggcgcgcgcgcgggccTCCACCGCGCACCAGCGGCTCGGGACCGCCGGCGTGCGGTAGGTGTCGCGGGCGGGgggggcgcgcgcgcgggccTCCACCGCGCACCAGCGGCTCGGGACCGCCGGCGTGCGGTAGGTGTCGCGGGCGGGgggggcgcgcgcgcgggccTCCACCGCGCACCAGCGGCTCGGGACCGCCGGCGTGCGGTAGGTGTCGCGGGCGGGgggggcgcgcgcgcgggccTCCACCGCGCACCAGCGGCTCGGGACCGCCGGCGTGCGGTAGGTGTCGCGGGCGGGgggggcgcgcgcgcgggccTCCACCGCGCACCAGCGGCTCGGGACCGCCGGCGTGCGGTAGGTGTCGCGGGCGGGgggggcgcgcgcgcgggccTCCACCGCGCACCAGCGGCTCGGGACCGCCGGCGTGCGGTAGGTGTCGCGGGCGGGgggggcgcgcgcgcgggccTCCACGTAGGTGTCGCGGGTCCGCATGA
- the LOC113502944 gene encoding kinesin-like protein Klp68D isoform X1, which yields MEKSARPRTALNECVKVVVRCRPLSEREKNEGYEEVKKARPEQKWYERLSTKTPVTNKKFDAPLQVVKVWPERGAVQVYNPKGQDKLFTYDAAYDCTADTQTMYDEMVRPLVASVLDGFNGCVFAYGQTGTGKTHTMEGTAEHEGVIPRAFRHMWAHIENSASPDVTHLVSCSYIELYLEDVRDLLAKDCKKLTIRGQELNGFYIPEMTSVVCKSAAEMVRVMRAGNRNRAAGRTDMNEHSSRSHAVFLVTVETAHRKTNRIRVGKLNLVDLAGSERQRKTGASAERLREASRINQALSSLGNVISALAENSPHVPYRDSKLTRILQDSLGGNSKTIMIANIGPASYNYDETITTLRYAHRAKAIKNKPVRNEDPKDAKLREYQAEIERLRLLIEQRRVVDKKPKRPAKPRPQPTDNSEEETVSIENENILAESTIEQEKNKTEELEHQIRALEERLVQGGGGKDLINNLNETQLILEQRNSEIAERKKREVEMQQKIELEEETATIVTNTFTTLQQEVDHKTQRRARPAQARRRRSWRAWRCRGRGGRARGPPPRTSGSGPPACGRCRGRGGRARGPPPRTSGSGPPACGRCRGRGGRARGPPPRTSGSGPPACGRCRGRGGRARGPPPRTSGSGPPACGRCRGRGGRARGPPPRTSGSGPPACGRCRGRGGRARGPPPRTSGSGPPACGRCRGRGGRARGPPRRCRGSA from the exons GTGAAGAAAGCCCGCCCAGAACAGAAATGGTACGAGCGCCTGTCCACCAAAACGCCGGTGACCAATAAAAAGTTTGATGCCCCCTTGCAG GTGGTGAAGGTGTGGCCGGAGCGCGGCGCCGTGCAGGTGTACAACCCCAAGGGCCAGGACAAGCTGTTCACGTACGATGCCGCCTACGACTGCACCGCCGACACGCAGACCATGTACGATGAAATG GTGCGGCCGCTGGTGGCGTCGGTACTGGACGGGTTCAACGGCTGCGTGTTCGCGTACGGGCAGACGGGCACCGGCAAGACGCACACCATGGAGGGCACGGCGGAGCACGAGGGCGTCATCCCGCGCGCCTTCCGCCACATGTGGGCGCACATCGAGAACAGCGCCTCGCCCGACGTCACGCACCTCGTGTCTTGCTCCTACATCGAGCTCTACCTCGAGGACGTGCGCGACCTGCTCGCCAAGGACTGCAAGAAGCTCACCATCAGAGGACAG GAGCTGAACGGGTTCTACATCCCCGAGATGACGTCGGTGGTGTGCAAGAGCGCGGCGGAGATGGTGCGCGTGATGCGCGCGGGGAACCGCAACCGCGCCGCCGGCCGCACCGACATGAACGAGCACTCGTCGCGCAGCCACGCCGTATTCCTCGTCACCGTCGAGACCGCGCACCGCAAGACCAACCGGATCCG CGTGGGCAAGCTGAACCTGGTGGACCTGGCGGGCAGCGAGCGGCAGCGCAAGACGGGCGCGTCGGCCGAGCGGCTGCGAGAGGCGTCGCGCATCAACCAGGCGCTCTCCTCGCTCGGCAACGTCATCTCCGCGCTCGCAGAGAACAGCCCGCACGTGCCCTACAG AGACTCGAAGCTGACCCGCATCCTGCAGGACTCGCTGGGCGGCAACAGCAAGACCATCATGATCGCCAACATCGGGCCCGCATCCTACAACTACGACGAGACCATCACCACGCTGCGATACGCGCACCGCGCTAAAG CGATAAAGAATAAGCCAGTCCGCAATGAGGACCCAAAGGATGCCAAGCTGCGCGAGTACCAGGCCGAGATCGAGCGCCTGCGGCTGCTCATCGAGCAGCGTCGCGTCGTCGACAAGAAGCCCAAGCGGCCCGCCAAGCCGCGCCCGCAGCCCACCGACAACT CCGAGGAAGAGACAGTCAGTATAGAAAACGAGAACATACTGGCCGAGTCCACTATAGAACAGGAGAAGAACAAGACTGAGGAGCTCGAGCACCAGATCCGAGCGCTGGAGGAGCGGCTGGTGCAGGGCGGCGGCGGCAAGGACCTCATCAACAACCTCAACGAGACGCAGCTCATCCTCGAGCAGCGCAACAGCGAGATCGCCGAGCGCAAGAAGCGCGAGGTCGAGATGCAGCAGAAGATCGAGCTGGAAGAGGAGACCGCCACCATCGTCACCAACACCTTCACCACGCTGCAGCAGGAGGTCGACCACAAGACGCAGCG GCGAGCACGGCCAGCCCAGGCAAGAAGGAGGCGGAGCTGGCGAGCGTGGCGGTGTCGCGGGCGGGgggggcgcgcgcgcgggccTCCACCGCGCACCAGCGGCTCGGGACCGCCGGCGTGCGGTAGGTGTCGCGGGCGGGgggggcgcgcgcgcgggccTCCACCGCGCACCAGCGGCTCGGGACCGCCGGCGTGCGGTAGGTGTCGCGGGCGGGgggggcgcgcgcgcgggccTCCACCGCGCACCAGCGGCTCGGGACCGCCGGCGTGCGGTAGGTGTCGCGGGCGGGgggggcgcgcgcgcgggccTCCACCGCGCACCAGCGGCTCGGGACCGCCGGCGTGCGGTAGGTGTCGCGGGCGGGgggggcgcgcgcgcgggccTCCACCGCGCACCAGCGGCTCGGGACCGCCGGCGTGCGGTAGGTGTCGCGGGCGGGgggggcgcgcgcgcgggccTCCACCGCGCACCAGCGGCTCGGGACCGCCGGCGTGCGGTAGGTGTCGCGGGCGGGgggggcgcgcgcgcgggccTCCACGTAGGTGTCGCGGGTCCGCATGA